The proteins below come from a single Alkalispirillum mobile genomic window:
- a CDS encoding GNAT family N-acetyltransferase: protein MRQGTSDDYFDWRPATTDDIPVVRRVAAETWWQCYRGMISDGQIRYMLDWMYAPELLRRELQGLVNWLLLVRRVDRAVAGFAAWAPHDGAAARLHKLYVHPDHQRRGGAMLLLEAVTRQVTHAGHSALTLTVNRSNDEALAFYRRAGFVCQGQQCKEIGGGFVMDDYVMALSLEQAAGPATDRKSG, encoded by the coding sequence ATGCGACAAGGCACCTCGGACGATTATTTCGACTGGCGGCCCGCCACCACCGATGACATCCCGGTGGTCCGGCGCGTGGCCGCCGAGACTTGGTGGCAGTGTTACCGGGGAATGATCAGTGACGGGCAGATCCGGTACATGCTTGACTGGATGTACGCCCCGGAGTTGCTGCGTCGCGAGTTGCAGGGGCTTGTCAACTGGCTGCTGTTGGTCCGCAGGGTTGACCGGGCGGTGGCGGGGTTCGCCGCCTGGGCGCCCCACGATGGCGCTGCGGCGCGGTTGCACAAGCTTTACGTTCACCCTGATCACCAGCGCCGCGGAGGGGCCATGCTGCTGCTGGAGGCGGTAACCCGGCAGGTGACCCATGCAGGCCACAGCGCTCTGACCCTCACGGTGAACCGCTCCAATGACGAAGCCCTGGCCTTCTACCGGCGCGCAGGGTTTGTCTGCCAGGGGCAGCAGTGCAAGGAGATCGGTGGCGGGTTCGTGATGGATGACTACGTCATGGCCCTGAGCCTGGAGCAAGCAGCGGGGCCGGCAACCGACCGCAAAAGCGGTTAG
- the aroC gene encoding chorismate synthase, producing the protein MSGNTLGKLFTVTTFGESHGPALGAIVDGCPPGLPLSEADLQHDLDRRRPGTSKFTTQRKEPDQVRILSGVFEGYTTGTPIGLLIENQDQRSKDYSEIAQRFRPGHADYTYTQKYGVRDYRGGGRSSARETAMRVAAGGIARKYLRERLGITVQGCLTQLGPIELCIKDWMAVDQNPFFSADPERVPDLESFMHDLRKSGNSIGAAVTVVARGCPAGLGEPVFDRLDADLAHSLMSINAVKGVELGTGFASVMQHGSEHRDELTPEGFTSNNSGGVLGGLSTGQDVVARIALKPTSSILVPGRTIDAAGEPVPVVTKGRHDPCVGIRAVPIAEAMMALTLMDHWLRHRAQCADVNAETPTIPASNR; encoded by the coding sequence ATGTCAGGAAATACGTTAGGCAAACTGTTTACCGTCACCACCTTCGGCGAGAGCCACGGGCCTGCGCTGGGGGCGATTGTCGATGGTTGTCCACCCGGGCTGCCACTGAGCGAGGCCGATCTCCAGCACGATCTTGATCGCCGTCGCCCGGGGACGTCCAAGTTCACGACGCAGCGCAAGGAGCCCGACCAGGTCCGTATCCTGTCGGGGGTCTTCGAGGGGTACACCACCGGCACGCCCATCGGGCTGCTTATCGAGAATCAGGACCAGCGCTCCAAGGACTACTCCGAAATCGCCCAGCGTTTCCGGCCGGGTCACGCCGATTACACGTACACCCAGAAGTATGGCGTGCGTGACTATCGCGGCGGTGGCCGGTCGTCGGCGCGGGAGACCGCCATGCGGGTGGCCGCTGGAGGGATTGCCCGTAAGTACCTGCGGGAGCGGCTGGGTATCACCGTCCAGGGCTGCCTGACCCAGCTCGGACCGATCGAACTGTGCATCAAGGACTGGATGGCGGTGGATCAGAACCCTTTCTTCAGTGCCGACCCGGAGCGGGTGCCGGATCTCGAGTCGTTCATGCACGACCTGCGCAAGTCCGGCAACTCCATTGGCGCTGCGGTTACCGTGGTGGCCCGTGGCTGCCCTGCGGGTCTGGGTGAGCCGGTCTTCGACCGCCTGGATGCGGACCTGGCCCACTCACTGATGAGCATCAACGCGGTCAAGGGGGTTGAGCTGGGGACGGGGTTTGCCAGTGTCATGCAACATGGCAGTGAACACCGTGATGAGCTCACCCCGGAGGGCTTCACCAGCAATAACAGCGGTGGTGTGCTGGGTGGGCTGTCCACTGGGCAGGATGTAGTCGCCCGCATCGCGCTCAAGCCCACGTCCAGCATCCTCGTGCCGGGCCGGACCATCGATGCTGCCGGCGAACCGGTGCCGGTGGTCACCAAGGGGCGGCACGACCCCTGCGTGGGTATCCGTGCCGTACCCATCGCCGAGGCCATGATGGCCCTGACCCTCATGGATCACTGGCTGCGCCACCGCGCCCAGTGCGCCGACGTAAACGCCGAGACGCCGACGATACCCGCCAGCAACCGCTGA
- a CDS encoding MFS transporter produces the protein MASALPYWRLSSFYFFFFAALGALVPYWGPYLRQLGFSSAEIGQLLAILHATKIIAPNLWGWLADHLGRRMLIVRLAALAALLLFAGALVEGGFWWMALVMAGFSFFWNAALPQFEANTFNHLGQRPQVYSLVRLWGSVGFIVTVIGFGRAVDHFGLDLLPWGILLLFAGLWISALIAPEGRNGQGNGDHPPFLAVLRQPHVLGFLLACMLLQASHGPFYAFFSIYLEDHGYSGSTIGILWAVGVVAEVLLFLVMHRLLPRYGPRLLLTIALVLAVVRWLLLGAFVDSLALVALSQTLHAATFGVYHAVGIHTINRYFVGGNQGRGQALYSSLTFGAGVALGSLVAGWLWDDWGGHTYYLGALVAAVAAVLAWVSLQREAH, from the coding sequence ATGGCCTCAGCATTACCCTACTGGCGGTTATCCAGCTTTTACTTTTTCTTCTTTGCCGCCCTGGGTGCCCTGGTACCTTACTGGGGCCCTTACCTGCGGCAACTCGGCTTCAGTTCCGCCGAGATAGGCCAGCTGCTGGCCATTCTGCACGCCACCAAGATCATCGCCCCGAATCTCTGGGGCTGGTTGGCCGATCACCTGGGCCGGCGCATGCTCATCGTGCGGCTGGCGGCATTGGCGGCGCTCCTGCTGTTCGCCGGGGCCCTGGTGGAGGGCGGGTTTTGGTGGATGGCGTTGGTCATGGCCGGGTTCAGCTTTTTCTGGAACGCCGCTCTGCCTCAGTTCGAGGCCAACACCTTCAACCACCTGGGGCAGCGTCCTCAGGTCTACAGCCTGGTGCGGCTGTGGGGTTCGGTAGGGTTCATCGTCACGGTGATCGGCTTTGGCCGGGCGGTGGATCACTTCGGTCTGGACCTCCTGCCCTGGGGCATTTTGCTGCTGTTCGCCGGGCTCTGGATCTCTGCGCTGATCGCGCCGGAGGGGCGCAATGGCCAGGGTAATGGGGATCATCCGCCGTTCCTCGCGGTCCTGCGTCAGCCCCACGTGCTGGGCTTTCTGCTCGCCTGCATGCTGCTGCAGGCCAGCCACGGGCCCTTCTACGCTTTCTTCAGCATTTACCTGGAGGATCATGGCTATTCCGGTAGCACCATCGGGATCCTGTGGGCGGTGGGCGTGGTCGCCGAGGTGTTGCTGTTCCTGGTCATGCACCGGTTATTGCCCCGTTACGGCCCCCGTTTGCTGCTCACCATTGCCCTGGTGCTGGCGGTGGTGCGTTGGCTGCTGCTCGGCGCCTTCGTGGACAGTCTTGCCCTGGTGGCGCTCTCGCAGACGCTGCATGCGGCGACGTTCGGCGTCTACCACGCGGTGGGCATCCACACCATCAACCGTTACTTCGTCGGCGGCAACCAGGGCCGGGGGCAGGCGCTCTACAGCAGCCTGACCTTTGGGGCCGGGGTGGCGCTGGGCAGCCTGGTGGCCGGGTGGTTGTGGGATGACTGGGGTGGCCATACCTACTACCTGGGGGCGCTGGTGGCGGCAGTGGCCGCGGTGCTGGCATGGGTGAGCCTGCAACGCGAGGCGCATTGA
- the leuC gene encoding 3-isopropylmalate dehydratase large subunit, whose product MSGKTLYDKLWEAHVVRENPDGSALLYVDRQLLHEVTSPQAFEGLRLAGRRPWRVEANLAVTDHNVPTTNRAQGIADPVSRVQVQTLDKNCEEFGITEYGMLDRRQGIVHVVGPEQGATQPGMTVVCGDSHTSTHGALGALAFGIGTSEVEHALATQTVVQKKAKRMLVRVDGQLGRGVTAKDVVLAIIGKIGTAGGTGYAIEFGGEAVRSLSVEGRMTICNMSIEGGARCGMVAVDDKTIEYVRGRPFAPKGEHWDKAVEYWKTLHSDPDAEFDRVVVLDAAEIEPQVTWGTSPEMVVPVGGRVPNPFEEQDEVKRSSMGRALDYMGLQPGTPIKEIQLDRVFIGSCTNSRIEDLRAAAEVVRGHKVADTLTQALVVPGSGVVKAQAEKEGLDKIFIEAGFEWREPGCSMCLAMNADRLQAGERCASTSNRNFEGRQGQGGRTHLVNPSMAAAAAIAGHFVDVRHWPEQQ is encoded by the coding sequence ATGTCTGGCAAGACCCTTTACGACAAGCTCTGGGAAGCCCATGTGGTGCGTGAGAACCCCGATGGTTCTGCGCTGCTGTATGTGGATCGCCAGCTGCTGCACGAAGTGACCTCGCCGCAGGCCTTCGAGGGGTTGCGCCTGGCCGGCCGCCGGCCCTGGCGGGTAGAGGCCAACCTGGCGGTCACCGACCACAACGTGCCCACCACCAATCGGGCCCAGGGTATCGCTGATCCGGTCTCCCGGGTGCAGGTGCAGACGCTGGACAAGAACTGCGAGGAGTTCGGCATTACCGAGTACGGCATGCTGGACCGGCGCCAGGGGATCGTCCACGTGGTGGGGCCGGAGCAGGGTGCGACGCAGCCCGGCATGACGGTGGTCTGTGGCGACTCGCACACCTCGACCCACGGCGCCCTGGGTGCCCTCGCTTTCGGGATCGGCACCTCCGAGGTGGAGCACGCGCTGGCCACCCAGACGGTAGTGCAGAAGAAGGCCAAACGCATGCTGGTCCGCGTGGACGGCCAGCTGGGCCGGGGCGTCACTGCCAAGGATGTGGTCCTGGCCATCATCGGCAAGATCGGCACTGCCGGGGGCACCGGCTACGCCATCGAGTTCGGTGGTGAAGCCGTCCGCTCGCTCTCCGTCGAGGGCCGGATGACCATCTGCAACATGTCCATCGAAGGCGGTGCCCGCTGCGGCATGGTGGCAGTGGACGACAAGACCATCGAGTACGTGCGCGGCCGCCCCTTCGCACCCAAGGGCGAGCACTGGGACAAGGCGGTCGAGTACTGGAAGACCCTGCACAGTGACCCGGACGCTGAGTTCGACCGGGTGGTGGTGCTGGATGCCGCCGAGATCGAGCCGCAGGTCACCTGGGGGACCTCCCCGGAGATGGTGGTGCCGGTGGGTGGCCGGGTGCCGAACCCCTTCGAGGAACAGGACGAGGTCAAGCGCAGCAGCATGGGCCGTGCGCTCGATTACATGGGCCTGCAGCCCGGTACGCCGATCAAGGAAATCCAGCTGGATCGCGTCTTTATCGGCTCCTGCACCAACTCCCGGATCGAGGACCTGCGCGCCGCCGCCGAGGTGGTCCGCGGTCACAAGGTGGCTGACACGCTGACCCAGGCGCTGGTGGTTCCCGGCTCGGGGGTGGTGAAGGCCCAGGCCGAGAAGGAAGGCCTGGACAAGATCTTTATCGAGGCCGGTTTCGAATGGCGCGAGCCGGGCTGCTCCATGTGCCTGGCCATGAACGCCGACCGGTTGCAGGCCGGTGAGCGTTGCGCCTCCACCTCGAACCGGAATTTCGAGGGGCGGCAGGGGCAGGGCGGCCGGACGCACCTGGTCAACCCTTCCATGGCTGCGGCCGCGGCCATCGCCGGCCACTTTGTGGACGTGCGACACTGGCCCGAACAGCAGTGA
- a CDS encoding entericidin A/B family lipoprotein, which produces MRYFAILMLLGLLVSGCATIEGAGEDIEQTGEVIQEEADTEED; this is translated from the coding sequence ATGCGTTACTTCGCGATTCTCATGCTGCTGGGCCTGCTGGTGAGCGGTTGTGCCACCATCGAGGGCGCCGGAGAGGACATTGAGCAGACCGGCGAAGTCATCCAGGAAGAAGCCGATACCGAAGAGGATTGA